The Longimicrobium sp. DNA window GCTGCATCTTCCGAGCCCCGCCGGAGCGGGACCGGCCAATTCTCGTAACGCAGTAGATCGACAGATACTTACGGACGCGTCGCTCCACTTCCGGCGCCATCCGGGATGGTGCCCCCGCTCCCCACTGGGGCGCCCGTGCGGCACCGTCTCGGAATCGCGGCCGCTAATCATGACGACGTTCTCTCGTAGGGGCGAGGCATGCCTCGCCCGGATGGCCACGGGCCATCACGAGGAGCCGGCGTCGCGCCCCTTTCCCAACCTCCTCGCGCGGGCGACCTTGGGGCGGTCGAGGCATGCCTCGCCCCTACGGTTTGGGTTCGAGGCGCGTCCGTCCCCCACCCCGCGCGCGAAACATCGCCGGGGGCGGGAGCGTACACTGCGCGTCTCCCGACCCGGCCCCTGCTCCTCCCCGAACTCGCGGCAACCGCATGGAACTGCGCATCTCGCACCTGTCGAAGACGTACGCGAACGGCACCGTGGCGCTCAAGGACGTCTCGCTCACCATCCCGCCGGGGATGTTCGGGCTGCTGGGCCCCAACGGCGCCGGCAAGTCGACCCTGATGCGCACCATCGCCACGCTGCAGGAGGCCGACTCCGGGAGCATCACCCTGGGCGACATCGACGTGCTGCGCGACAAGGACGCGGTGCGCCGCACGCTCGGCTACCTGCCGCAGGAGTTCGGCGTCTACCCCAAGGTCACCGCCGAGGACCTGCTCGACCACTTCGCCGTGCTCAAGGGGATCACCGGCCGCCGGGAGCGGAAGGAGACCGTGCGCGCGCTGCTGGAGCAGACCAACCTCCACCACGCGCGCAGGAAGAAGCTGGGCGGCTTCTCGGGCGGGATGCGGCAGCGCTTCGGCATCGCCGTGGCGCTGCTCGGCGACCCCAGGCTCATCATCGTCGACGAGCCCACGGCGGGGCTGGACCCGGCGGAGCGGGTGCGCTTCCTCAACCTGCTGTCGGAGCTGGGCGAGAACGCCGTCGTCATCCTCTCCACCCACATCGTCGAGGACGTGAGCGAGCTCTGCCAGCGCATGGCCATCAT harbors:
- a CDS encoding ABC transporter ATP-binding protein, which produces MELRISHLSKTYANGTVALKDVSLTIPPGMFGLLGPNGAGKSTLMRTIATLQEADSGSITLGDIDVLRDKDAVRRTLGYLPQEFGVYPKVTAEDLLDHFAVLKGITGRRERKETVRALLEQTNLHHARRKKLGGFSGGMRQRFGIAVALLGDPRLIIVDEPTAGLDPAERVRFLNLLSELGENAVVILSTHIVEDVSELCQRMAIINQGQILLEAEPLGAIESIQGKVWKKIVARDELADHEARYRVISTRLLAGRTVIHVFSPERPDPGFDPVEASLEDVYFTAMAGLHTGEASLAGAEAAS